The Bacillota bacterium DNA segment TTGTGATGAATGCTACTGATGCTAGAAAAGACTGGAGCTTAGTTGTCGACCAAGTTGTGAGAGAAAAACCCACATTTATCAAACGTACAAGAGACTTAATGGTTTTATCAAACCTGTCATTGTTTGAAAGTATGCTCACGCCATACACTTTTACTGCTCAGGAGTATACTGAAAAAGATGGATCGATAACTTTATCTCTTAATGAAATTGATTTAATTGAAAATGGGAAAACCGAGGATGAGGTAAAGTTATCAATGGCTAGAGCCATTCAAGAATATGCAGAAGATTACTACAATAATTTTGCATTATGGAGCGCAGCTCCCAATAGAAAATCTCATATTCCCTATGTGTTAAAGGCTCTTATTCTTGAAGATGCTAAAAAGATAGGTGACTTAATAAAATGCCAAGCTGGAAAGAATTAAAGCGTTTTTGTGATAAAGATGGGTGGGAATTATATAAAGAAACTGACCATTATTTTTATCGAAAAACTGATGCGAATGGTGAAATTAGGCTTACCAAAGTATCAAAAGGCTCTGGAGAAATATATGGACATATGTGGCAGGAGATACTTAAAAAGCAGCTTAAAGTCTCATTAGAATATTTCAATAGTAAAATATAGATAAAAATAAAAAAGGAGTCGCAAAACTCCTTTTTTTATTATCAGATATAATTAGACCGCGCGGGTCACCTTGCCGGAACGAAGGCATTTAGTGCAGACATTGATATATTTTGCACCGCCGTTGATTGAAGCCTTAACCCTTTGAACATTGGGCTTCCATGCTCTGTTTGATCTTCTATGTGAGTGAGACACCTTTATGCCGAACACAAGGCTCTTACCGCATACATCACATTTAGCCATCAAAACACCTCCCTTAAGTCATGTTTGATATAACAAAAGTCATTTTAACAAATTCTACACATGAATGCAACAGTTTTTTTCTATTTTAAGCCGTTTTTTATTTGATTATTGTAATTTATTAATTTATAATATTATATATTATCTATTAAATAATTAATGGGAGTACGACTATGAGTGATTACAGCATCGAGCTTAAGACACTGATTGATGAATTTTCTCTTGAGGTTATCTAT contains these protein-coding regions:
- the rpmB gene encoding 50S ribosomal protein L28 — its product is MAKCDVCGKSLVFGIKVSHSHRRSNRAWKPNVQRVKASINGGAKYINVCTKCLRSGKVTRAV
- a CDS encoding type II toxin-antitoxin system HicA family toxin, whose protein sequence is MPSWKELKRFCDKDGWELYKETDHYFYRKTDANGEIRLTKVSKGSGEIYGHMWQEILKKQLKVSLEYFNSKI